The genome window AGGAACTCCTGGAAGGCGAAAAGCAGTATCAGGAAGAATATGAGAAGAATATGCCGCTGATTCAGGAGAAAAAAGAGGAGATTGAAGCGGCAAAACCACAGCTGGAAGAGGGACTTGAACAGATCGAAGCAGGACTTACAGAGATTTTGTCCGGGCTTGATGCACTGTCGCAGCTTCAGGCGGGGATCAGTCAGGCGCAGACTGAGATACAACAAACGGAAACAGAAATTGCGGACGGCGATGCACGTTACAGTCAGTATGAAATGATTCCGGAGGATGAGAGGACTGAGGAGCAGAAGCGGTTTCTTACGACCTGGAAAGCACAGAAGGCGTTGCTTCGACTTAAGGCGACAATGTATCAGGCGGAAATTGATCGGGCTTTATCTGAGGCGGGATTTGCGTCAGTAGACGAGATGAACGCACAGATTGATAGTTTGCAAAAGAGCCGCCAGGAGCTGGAAGACAGTCAGAGTGAACTTCTGGCGCAGCAGGCGGAGTTGGAAGAAGGTGAGAGGCTCCTTCTTGAAAGTGAGCAAAAACTCGAAGAGACGGCGAAGGTCATAGAAGATGGAAAACGACAGATTGCGGACGGAAAAAAGACGTTGGCGACAGCAAAACAGCAGATCGACAGCGGACAGGCGCAGATAGACGCAGCCTGGGCACTTCTTGAAAAAGAGGAAAACACACTGGTCTCTGGAAAATCGGAGCTGGAGGAAGGACAGAAGGAGCTTGCCGAAGGGCGGGCAGAGTATGAGCAGGCAGCGGCAGAGGCGGCAGAGAAGATCGCGGATGGTGAGACGCAGATCGCGGACGGAGAAGAGGAATTAATAGAGGCTCGCCAGGAGATTGCTGACGCGAAAGCAGAGATTGAGAAGATAGAGAATCCCAAGTGGTACATACAGAGCAGAGGGGACGCTTTGACGGAATATAATGGCTACGGGGAGAATGCAGACCGAATGCGTTCGCTGGGGCAGGTATTTCCGGTGCTGTTTTTCCTGGTGGCAGCTCTGATTAGCCTGACGACGATGACACGTATGGTCGAGGAACAAAGGGTGCAGATCGGAACGTTAAAGGCGCTGGGCTATGGGAAATTCGCGATCGCTAAAAAATATCTGTACTACGCCCTTGCGGCAACACTGGGAGGCAGTGTGTTCGGCGCACTATTCGGAGAAAAAATATTTCCGTTCATTATTATTTATGCGTATAAGATCATGTATAAGCATATTCCGGATATCCTTGTGCCATACCATTTATCCTATGCGTTACAGGCTACGGTGATCGCGGTATTCTGTACTTCCTTTGCAACTATAGCTTCCTGCTATAAAGAGCTTGCGTCTCAGCCTGCGCAACTTATGCGGCCGCCGGCACCCAAACAGGGGAAACGGATCCTTTTGGAGCGGGCCGGCTGGTTCTGGAAGAGACTCAGTTTTATCTGGAAGTCCTCCATTCGGAATCTGGTGCGTTACAAAAAGCGGTTCTTTATGACGATTTTCGGAATCGGCGGCTGCATGGCTCTGATGCTGGTTGGATTTGGTCTTAAGGATTGTATTTACGAGATCGTGGAACTGCAATATGAGAAAGTCCAGTTTTATGACGCGTCCGTTTATTTTGAGGATAAGGCATCTAAGGAAGAAAAGGAGGAAATCCTGGATTATCTAAGTGGAAATTCAGCAGTGGAGGGTGCGATTCCGGTCAGAATGCAGAAAGTTGATCTGAAAGCCGGAAAGGAGAAACGGAGTGTGTACCTGACTGTTCCGAATGATGAAACGGAGATTGAGGATTTCTTAAGTTTTCACAGCAGAATCGGGGATGAGGTCTACTCTCTTAAGGAGGATCAGGTGATTCTGACAGAGAAGGCGTCTCAGCTTTTGAAGGTGGAGGCCGGAGATACCCTGACAATCTCGGACGAGGATCGCGGTGACCGGGAGGTCGTGATTGGAGCAGTCTGTGAGAACTATCTGGGCGGGTACCTTTATCTCTCCAACGAGGCGTATGAGGAGTTGTATGGCGCACCTCCAAGATACAACAGCATTTTGTATATGGTAAAAGCGGGAGAGGAAAAGGAAATCGAAGAGATAGGAACGACGCTCCTTTCCCATGATCAGGTGCTGAACGTAAGTTATACCAGCAGTATTGAGAGCCGTCTGGACGATATGTTAAAGAGCCTCAACCTGGTAATCGTGGTGCTGATCATTTCGGCCGGATTACTTGCGTTCGTCGTGCTCTATAATCTGAATAATATCAATATCACGGAGAGGCGGCGGGAGCTTGCCACGCTCAAGGTTCTGGGATTTTACGATATGGAAGTGGCCTCCTATGTTTATAGGGAAAATGTGCTGCTTACCATCATCGGAGCTGTTTTAGGAATGGGGCTTGGAAATTTACTGCATCGTTACGTAATCGTGACAGTCGAAGTGGAGGAGGCCATGTTCGGAAGAACCATTCACTGGCCCAGCTACTTATACAGCTTCCTGTTTACCGTGGCGTTTTCTGTATTTGTAAACCTGATCATGTTCTACAAGCTCAGGAAAATCGATATGGTGGAATCTTTGAAGAGCGTGGAGTAGGCGCCAGGGGAAGTTTATAAATTGTTTATAATTTTAAGAGAATTATTAGCACTCATATTAAATGAGTGCTAATTTTCTATTGACATTTGGAAATTTGGGTATTAAGATATTTCATAGACAAGATAAGAAGGTATCGGTCGGGCGTGAGACTGGAAGGTTTCGGACGTAAAAGACCGGAATTTTATGGCGCAGAAAGGGATACGCTTTACTCTAAGATACCTGCAAATATAAAAATATTTTAAGGAGTGAATCAAAATGGCAGCAAAAAAAGGAAGTCTTTCTATCAGCAGCGAAAACATTTTCCCGATTATTAAAAAATGGGTGTATTCAGACCACGACATTTTCGTGCGTGAGTTGGTTTCCAATGGTTGTGATGCGATTACTAAATTAAAGAAACTGGATATGATGGGCGAATACGAGATACCCGATGATTATATGGCTAAGATTCAGGTACTCGTGAACCCGGAAGAGAAGACCCTCAAATTCATCGACAATGGTCTTGGTATGACGGCGGAAGAAGTAGAGGAATATATTACGCAGATCGCATTCTCAGGGGCGACGGAATTCCTGGAGAAATATAAGGATAAGACGACGGACGATGAGATGATCGGACACTTTGGTCTGGGATTTTATTCTGCATTTATGGTTGCGGACGAAGTTCATATCGATACGCTTTCCTATAGAGAAGGTGCTTCTCCGGTACATTGGGTGAGCAACGGCGGAACCGAGTACGAGATGGAAGAGGGAAGTAAAGAGGGCGTCGGTACAGAGATTACCCTGTTCCTGAATGAGGACAGCGTGCAGTTCGCGAATGAATACCGCGTCCGCGAGGTCCTGGAAAAATATTGTTCCTTTATGCCGGTAGAGATTTTCCTTGCCAAGGAGAACGCCGAGCCGGAGTATGAGACGATTCCGGAGGAAGAGCTTCTGGATACGGACGAGGTCGTAGAACATATTCATGAAGACGCCAAGATGGAAGAAAAAGAGAATGAGAACGGCGAGAAGGAAATGGTAGAGGTTTCCCCGGCGTCTGACAAGGTGAAGATCATAAAGCGCCCGGTTTCCTTAAGCGACACAAAACCTCTTTGGACCAAGCACCCGAATGAATGCAGCAAGGAGGACTATATCGAGTTCTACCGCAAGGTATTTTTAGATTACAAGGAGCCGTTATTCTGGATTCATCTGAATATGGATTATCCATTCAACCTGAAAGGAATCCTGTATTTCCCGAAGATTAATACGGAGTACGATTCCATTGAAGGTACAATCAAGCTGTATAACAACCAGGTATTTATCGCGGACAATATTAAAGAGGTCATTCCGGAATTCTTGATGGTATTAAAGGGCGTGATCGACTGCCCGGATCTGCCGCTGAACGTATCAAGAAGCGCTTTACAGAATGATGGATTTGTACAGAAGGTGGCGGACTACATTTCCAAGAAGGTAGCGGATAAGCTGTCCGGTATGTGCAAGACGGATAAGGAAAACTACGAGAAATACTGGGACGATATCAGTCCGTTCATCAAGTTCGGCTGCCTGAAGGACGAGAAGTTCTGCGACAAGATGATGGATTATGTTCTGTTCAAGAATCTGGATCATAATTACCTGACTTTAAAAGAGTGCATCGAGAAAAACGGCGGCACGATCGTGGAGCCGAATGAGGACAAGGAAAAAGACGGGGAAGATGCAAATAAGGTGACAGAGGACACCAAGACTACCGTTTACTACGTGACCGACGAGCAGCAGCAGAGCCAGTATATCAATATGTTCAAGAAAGAGGGATTAGATGCGGTGATTCTTTCCCACAATATTGACTCTCCGTTTATCACACAGTTAGAGCAGAAGAACGAGCATGTACGGTTCCAGAGAATTGATGCGGATCTGACGGATCACTTTAAAGAAGAGGTTTCGGAGGAAGAGAAAGAGGCGTTCAAAGAAAAGACTGACAGCCTGATGGAGATTTTCCGGAAAGCTCTTGGAAATGACAAGCTGAACGTGAATGTGGAGAAGATGAAAGATGACAGCGTTGCCGCTATGATCACGCTGTCCGAGCAGTCACGCCGTATGCAGGAAATGATAAAGATGTACGGCATGGGCGGTATGGACGCATCAATGTTCGGAACGGATTCCACTCTGGTGCTGAATGCAAATCACCCGCTGGTACAGTATGTGGTGGAGAATAAGGAAGGTGAAAACACCGACATGATCTGCCATCAGCTCTATGATCTGGCTATGCTGGCGCATAAGCCGCTCAGCCCGGAAGAGATGACAGCGTTTGTAAAACGAAGCAATGATATTATGATGATGCTGACAAAATAATAAGAAATATAAAATGTTTAGTGAGGGTCTAAGAAAAAATGTGGACATTTTGAGGAAGATTCTATTGGAATTTAGATAGCGATAGTTGAAATAAGACCGCTCCGTCGGAAAGCCCGTGCCAAAAGGCATGGATTTCTGCGGGGCGGTCTTATTGGGTTGAAAATCAGGTGGCTTCCGGCTCCTTAGCTTCCCGAAAAGCTTTCGGAGATATGCCGGTATGTTCCCGGAACACTTTATTGAAATAGGAAGGCGTAGAAAATCCGACCAATTCGGAAATTTTGCTGATGTTTAAATCCGAAGTGATCAATAATTTTTTGGAGTTTTCGATCCGAACCTGCATGATTACCTTGTTCGGGGTGAGCCCGAATTCTTTCTTGAGACAGCGGATAATATGTACCGGATGAAAGCTAAAATAATCCGCGATGCTCTCCAACGTAATCTGCGTGTGATAGTTTTGAGAAATATATTCCATAATGTTAGCAGCCAGCAGCTCGGAGGAATTCTGCTGGGGCTGGAACACTTGCACGAAGCCGAGTAGCCGCAGAAAGAGAATCTGGCATTCCAGAGGAGTGGGGATGGCCTGCCCTCGAATCTCGGTCTGCTGGTATTTGTCAATATTGGCGGAAACAAGTTTGGAGAAGATGGACAAAAACTCGCTGCTGGCAAGTGGCGTCAGCTTTTTGTAGAGAGGGAGCGCCAAGGTGGCAGGCTTGTCCGTGTAATAGCTTCCGGGCTTTTGTGGCTTTTTCTCCAGGCGAAACTCGGGGGAGTAGTAGTACGTGCCGTCGGTTCGAAAATGCAGCCAGTAAAATTTGGTTTTTTCGGAAACGATCTTGTGCCCGAAATGGGCGGAGTCTGGCTTTAGAATCAGCAGATCGTTTTGTTTTAAGTGGTAGCTCTGCGTCCCATCTGTGATATAAAGCTCACCGTATTCAATGAAAATCAGGTCGAAGACACCGATATTTTCCCTCTTGCCGTGGGAGTCCCCCGGGCGGTAGAGTGCCATCCCGGCGACAATAAAATGAGGGTATGGAGGTGTCAAAAAATTCACATATTCCATATAGTATTACCTCCTTTTTGCTACAAAAATGTTTAAATGAATGTTTCGATAGCTAATAATTTGATATTATTTTATGTCATTTGATGTATATAAACAAGTGTTTATAAAAGAAATTTGGAAAAATGGTGAAATCGGAAGATGTTAATAATTTGCTAAAACTAAATGTTAATATTTTGCAATTTTCAGTCAGGAATCTCAATTTACAGTGCATGTTGAATTTTGTATAATATATCCAAGATATCGGACCGATAAAAGAAAAATTAAGAGAAAATGAGCAATGTATAGAAAAGGAGGATGTTTATGAAGAAATTAAATGTCAAAAGATTATTGTCGGCGGTGCTGGCAGTGGCTATGATTGCCACTCTGGTCACAGGGTGTGGGGGAAACACTAAGGAGACGAGCGAGAACAGCGATGGGAAGGAAGAAATTGTGGTTTGGGTTAGAAATACTACCGCGGCATGTGTTAAGGATGCGGCAGACAAATACAATGCAAGTCATTCAGACGTGGAAGTGAAGGTGGTCGAGCAGGTGAATACCCAGATGGCGGATCAGTTTTCACTAGCCCTTTCCGCACAGGAGGCTCCGGACATCGTGGCTATCGACTGTACAAAGGTACCGTATTTTATATCGGTAGGTGCGTTTGTCGATATCACTGACAAATACGAGGCGCTGGATTTCAAGGACACATTCGGAAAGGGAATGATGAAGTCTGGCCAGATGGGCGGAAAGACCTATGCAGTACCGTTCGCACCAGACGTATCGGTTCTTCTGTACAATAAGGATCACTACGAGGAAGCAGGTCTGGACCCGGAGACACCACCCACAACATGGGATGAACTGGTTGAGTACTCGCAGAAATTGACCAACGATGATCACTATGGATATGTATATGCGGGAGGACATTCCGGTGCTTACACATTTACCATCATGCCGTATGTGTGGAACAACGGAGGAGAATTCCTGACAGAGGACGGAAAGACCTGCAAACTGGATTCTGAAAATGCGATAGAAGCGGTACAGCTTTTCTATGACCTCACCAATACATATAAGGTGACACCGCCGAGCTCGGTGACCTATTCCTGGGGCGAGGCACAGGATGCGTTCCTTACCGGAAAAGCCAGCCAGATCGTGCTGGGCAGTGCGGCAGTGTATAATTTTGTAAACGGAACCAGCAATATGAACTGGGGAGCAGCCTTGATTCCGAAGGGACCCAAGGGAATGGAGTATGCTTCCTTCTCAGGCGGAGACTCCATCGGTATCACATCCCAGTGTAAAAACGTGGAAGCAGCGTGGGATTTCATCGAGTATTCTCTATCAGATGAAGTACAGGTTGACGAATTTGCAAAAGGCGGACTTCTGCCGGCGAGAAGTGACCAGTTTGACAATGAATATTTTGAGAGCACACCGCAGTATCAGGTGCTGAGAGAAGCGTTGGAGGTAGCACACACTCCGGTGGCAGTGAAATATGATGAAATGTATGATCCGCTGCTAACTACGATGCAGAACTGCCTGAACGGAAAAATCTCACCGGAAGATGCGGTAAAGAAAGTGAAAACAGATATCGAGGCGATTCTGAACTAACTTTTTGACAAAGGAGAATGTGAAGAGAATGAAACAGAGAAAAAAACTGAATCTCATATCATATTTGTTTGTACTTCCGGCTATGGTGCTGAATCTGGTGTTTTTTATCTATCCTTTCATTCAGACGGTAGTGATGTCTTTCTTTGACTGGCCGATGTTAGGAGAAAAGACGTTTGTTTTCTTGGATAACTATATCAACTTATTTCAGGATGGACAGTTTTGGAATTCTCTGTTCTTCACATTGAAATATGCGTTATTTGTGACACCATGCCTCTTTATTCTGGCATTTGTCCTGGCTACCTTGATCAACGGAAGCTTTGCGGGGGTAAATTTATTTCGGTCAATATACTACGCTCCAGTGGTTATTTCCATGACCTGCTGCAGCATGGTCTGGCTGTGGATCTATAACGATTTATACGGCGTGCTGAACTATATCATGCAGTTTTTGGGAATTATTGATGAGCCGGTTCTGTGGATGAATTCGGCAGAGACCTCACTTCCGGCGGTCATCTTTATGGTCACCTGGAAGATGGCGGGCTTCTCGATGCTGATTATTCTCGCGGCATTCCAGACGGTGGACGACCAGGTCTATGAGGCGGCAGCCGTTGACGGCGCGGGGAAGATTACACAGTTTATCCGAATCACACTGCCGATTATCCGTCCGCAGGTTGCGCTGGCTCTGATTATGTCGGTTATCGGATCGGTACTCGCATTTGAACAGTTCCTGATCATGACAAAAGGCGGCCCGGCACAGACGACCACGACGATTGTACACTATATTTACAATACATCATTTAAATACTTTAAGATGGGATATGGCTCCGCAATCACCATGGTATTGCTGGCTGTGTTGGGAGCTTTGAGTCTGGTGGAGTACAAGTTTTTAAATGATCCGACAATCAACTAGAGGAGGGGAAAGATGAGACCTGTTACGAAAAAAACATGGATTAATGCAGTGCTGGGTGTTGTTTTTATTCTCCCACTATATTGGACGATTGTGACATCACTGAAGGACAGAACGGAAATTTACGGCACACCGCCGAGCCTGTTTCCCAAAAAGCCGACACTTTCCAACTATATCCGAATTTTCACCTTGGAGGACGGACTGTATCTGGGATACTTTAAAAACACCGTGATCATAACAATCATAACGATCATCGTGATTGTCGTGGTGAGCGTGTTGGCGGGATATGGACTCTCAAAGCTGAAACTCAAAGGAAAAGGTCTGATGCTTGCCAGCATCATGGCAGCGATTATGATTCCGTTTCAGGCATTATTGAATCCGCTGTATTCGACCATGTCAAAGCTGGGCCTTTTAAATACGATGACGAGTATGGTTTTGATTTATGCGACCTTCCACTCTCCGTTCTGCATTTATATGATGAAAAATGCATTTGATATGATACCGGATAGTCTGCTGGAATCGGCAAAGCTGGATGGAGCCGGT of Roseburia hominis contains these proteins:
- a CDS encoding FtsX-like permease family protein, with translation MKKNVLRKDFFMEIRKTMGRFVSIFFIVALGVAFYSGIRASEPSMRISGDSYFDKSNLMDIKVMGSMGLTDDDIRAINELEGIEETEGAYSKDVLCPVGDTDKVVHVISVQNTFNTVAVKEGRLPEKEGECLLDEDFLAYADYKVGDQIIFRSGDETPLTDSMVTDTYTVVGIGNSPLYISFGRGSSMIGTGEVSGFVMVDEASFDMDVYTEAYVRVRDTLDETAFTEEYDKLSDAAVEALEQIKEERCMARRDEILEEANKEIADAEETVNEESGKLDDAKKELEEAKSTAARELSAARKKLADGEAKLAKSQKQIADGEAQLASARTELNAQQKKVTAARQEYEEGVAQLNAKEKELLEGEKQYQEEYEKNMPLIQEKKEEIEAAKPQLEEGLEQIEAGLTEILSGLDALSQLQAGISQAQTEIQQTETEIADGDARYSQYEMIPEDERTEEQKRFLTTWKAQKALLRLKATMYQAEIDRALSEAGFASVDEMNAQIDSLQKSRQELEDSQSELLAQQAELEEGERLLLESEQKLEETAKVIEDGKRQIADGKKTLATAKQQIDSGQAQIDAAWALLEKEENTLVSGKSELEEGQKELAEGRAEYEQAAAEAAEKIADGETQIADGEEELIEARQEIADAKAEIEKIENPKWYIQSRGDALTEYNGYGENADRMRSLGQVFPVLFFLVAALISLTTMTRMVEEQRVQIGTLKALGYGKFAIAKKYLYYALAATLGGSVFGALFGEKIFPFIIIYAYKIMYKHIPDILVPYHLSYALQATVIAVFCTSFATIASCYKELASQPAQLMRPPAPKQGKRILLERAGWFWKRLSFIWKSSIRNLVRYKKRFFMTIFGIGGCMALMLVGFGLKDCIYEIVELQYEKVQFYDASVYFEDKASKEEKEEILDYLSGNSAVEGAIPVRMQKVDLKAGKEKRSVYLTVPNDETEIEDFLSFHSRIGDEVYSLKEDQVILTEKASQLLKVEAGDTLTISDEDRGDREVVIGAVCENYLGGYLYLSNEAYEELYGAPPRYNSILYMVKAGEEKEIEEIGTTLLSHDQVLNVSYTSSIESRLDDMLKSLNLVIVVLIISAGLLAFVVLYNLNNINITERRRELATLKVLGFYDMEVASYVYRENVLLTIIGAVLGMGLGNLLHRYVIVTVEVEEAMFGRTIHWPSYLYSFLFTVAFSVFVNLIMFYKLRKIDMVESLKSVE
- the htpG gene encoding molecular chaperone HtpG, which produces MAAKKGSLSISSENIFPIIKKWVYSDHDIFVRELVSNGCDAITKLKKLDMMGEYEIPDDYMAKIQVLVNPEEKTLKFIDNGLGMTAEEVEEYITQIAFSGATEFLEKYKDKTTDDEMIGHFGLGFYSAFMVADEVHIDTLSYREGASPVHWVSNGGTEYEMEEGSKEGVGTEITLFLNEDSVQFANEYRVREVLEKYCSFMPVEIFLAKENAEPEYETIPEEELLDTDEVVEHIHEDAKMEEKENENGEKEMVEVSPASDKVKIIKRPVSLSDTKPLWTKHPNECSKEDYIEFYRKVFLDYKEPLFWIHLNMDYPFNLKGILYFPKINTEYDSIEGTIKLYNNQVFIADNIKEVIPEFLMVLKGVIDCPDLPLNVSRSALQNDGFVQKVADYISKKVADKLSGMCKTDKENYEKYWDDISPFIKFGCLKDEKFCDKMMDYVLFKNLDHNYLTLKECIEKNGGTIVEPNEDKEKDGEDANKVTEDTKTTVYYVTDEQQQSQYINMFKKEGLDAVILSHNIDSPFITQLEQKNEHVRFQRIDADLTDHFKEEVSEEEKEAFKEKTDSLMEIFRKALGNDKLNVNVEKMKDDSVAAMITLSEQSRRMQEMIKMYGMGGMDASMFGTDSTLVLNANHPLVQYVVENKEGENTDMICHQLYDLAMLAHKPLSPEEMTAFVKRSNDIMMMLTK
- a CDS encoding AraC family transcriptional regulator; translated protein: MEYVNFLTPPYPHFIVAGMALYRPGDSHGKRENIGVFDLIFIEYGELYITDGTQSYHLKQNDLLILKPDSAHFGHKIVSEKTKFYWLHFRTDGTYYYSPEFRLEKKPQKPGSYYTDKPATLALPLYKKLTPLASSEFLSIFSKLVSANIDKYQQTEIRGQAIPTPLECQILFLRLLGFVQVFQPQQNSSELLAANIMEYISQNYHTQITLESIADYFSFHPVHIIRCLKKEFGLTPNKVIMQVRIENSKKLLITSDLNISKISELVGFSTPSYFNKVFREHTGISPKAFREAKEPEAT
- a CDS encoding ABC transporter substrate-binding protein produces the protein MKKLNVKRLLSAVLAVAMIATLVTGCGGNTKETSENSDGKEEIVVWVRNTTAACVKDAADKYNASHSDVEVKVVEQVNTQMADQFSLALSAQEAPDIVAIDCTKVPYFISVGAFVDITDKYEALDFKDTFGKGMMKSGQMGGKTYAVPFAPDVSVLLYNKDHYEEAGLDPETPPTTWDELVEYSQKLTNDDHYGYVYAGGHSGAYTFTIMPYVWNNGGEFLTEDGKTCKLDSENAIEAVQLFYDLTNTYKVTPPSSVTYSWGEAQDAFLTGKASQIVLGSAAVYNFVNGTSNMNWGAALIPKGPKGMEYASFSGGDSIGITSQCKNVEAAWDFIEYSLSDEVQVDEFAKGGLLPARSDQFDNEYFESTPQYQVLREALEVAHTPVAVKYDEMYDPLLTTMQNCLNGKISPEDAVKKVKTDIEAILN
- a CDS encoding sugar ABC transporter permease; amino-acid sequence: MKQRKKLNLISYLFVLPAMVLNLVFFIYPFIQTVVMSFFDWPMLGEKTFVFLDNYINLFQDGQFWNSLFFTLKYALFVTPCLFILAFVLATLINGSFAGVNLFRSIYYAPVVISMTCCSMVWLWIYNDLYGVLNYIMQFLGIIDEPVLWMNSAETSLPAVIFMVTWKMAGFSMLIILAAFQTVDDQVYEAAAVDGAGKITQFIRITLPIIRPQVALALIMSVIGSVLAFEQFLIMTKGGPAQTTTTIVHYIYNTSFKYFKMGYGSAITMVLLAVLGALSLVEYKFLNDPTIN
- a CDS encoding carbohydrate ABC transporter permease, whose amino-acid sequence is MRPVTKKTWINAVLGVVFILPLYWTIVTSLKDRTEIYGTPPSLFPKKPTLSNYIRIFTLEDGLYLGYFKNTVIITIITIIVIVVVSVLAGYGLSKLKLKGKGLMLASIMAAIMIPFQALLNPLYSTMSKLGLLNTMTSMVLIYATFHSPFCIYMMKNAFDMIPDSLLESAKLDGAGSFKVFLKICLPFTWSSVATIAVYAAYTTWNDYLIALVFGNSDAIKTFNVGLTNLAISQYGTDWGLLTSSSIVGLVPILIMFVFLQKYFIKGMLSGALK